In Thioclava sp. GXIMD2076, one DNA window encodes the following:
- a CDS encoding site-specific tyrosine recombinase XerD, with protein MNDPVPSDPNWLSIFLEAQAAEAGAARNTVLSYGRDLSDFMGFVTAKNLAFGTLTQDDIETYLIRCEAEGLAQSTRARRLSAIRQLYRFAYEEGWREDNPALRISGPGRVKALPKVLSIEEVDRLLAVAPHYGRTALDHGRNRCLMELLYATGMRVTELVTLPVSGARGNPAMLLVNGKGGKDRMVPLSDHARQALADWIVLRDAAEDEAHTKKRKPLSRFLFPSSGKDGHLTRQAFHRLLKEFAVEAGISPAKVTPHVLRHAFATHLLQGGADLRAIQMLLGHADLSTTEIYTHVLDERLKTLVMQHHPLAKRS; from the coding sequence ATGAACGATCCGGTCCCGAGCGACCCCAACTGGCTGTCCATCTTTCTCGAAGCACAGGCCGCCGAAGCCGGTGCCGCGCGCAATACCGTGCTGAGCTACGGACGGGATCTGAGCGACTTCATGGGCTTTGTCACAGCAAAGAACCTCGCCTTCGGCACGCTTACGCAAGACGATATCGAGACCTATCTCATCCGCTGCGAGGCGGAGGGGCTGGCGCAATCGACCCGCGCGCGCAGGCTCTCGGCGATCCGCCAGCTTTACCGCTTTGCCTATGAGGAAGGCTGGCGCGAGGATAACCCCGCGCTGCGGATCTCGGGCCCCGGCCGTGTGAAGGCGCTCCCCAAAGTGCTAAGCATCGAGGAGGTGGACCGACTGCTGGCGGTTGCGCCGCATTACGGGCGCACCGCTCTCGATCACGGGCGCAACCGCTGTCTTATGGAGCTGCTTTATGCCACAGGGATGCGCGTGACCGAGTTGGTCACCCTGCCCGTCTCCGGGGCGCGCGGCAATCCGGCGATGCTTCTCGTCAATGGCAAGGGCGGCAAGGACCGGATGGTGCCCTTGTCGGACCATGCCCGTCAGGCATTGGCGGACTGGATCGTGCTGCGGGACGCCGCCGAGGACGAGGCCCATACCAAGAAGCGCAAGCCACTCTCGCGCTTCCTGTTTCCCTCCTCGGGCAAGGACGGGCATCTGACGCGGCAGGCTTTCCATCGACTTCTGAAGGAATTCGCGGTCGAGGCGGGGATCAGCCCCGCAAAGGTCACGCCCCATGTGCTGCGCCATGCCTTTGCCACCCATCTGCTGCAAGGGGGCGCGGATTTGCGCGCGATCCAGATGCTTCTTGGCCATGCGGATCTTTCAACGACAGAGATCTATACCCATGTGCTTGACGAGCGGCTGAAAACTCTGGTCATGCAGCACCATCCGCTCGCAAAACGGTCTTGA
- a CDS encoding HlyC/CorC family transporter, with product MDSNFLDAAFFGSAITILILLAFSAFFSGSETALTGSSRAKLRSRADKGDKGADIALDVTEDSEKLIGAILLGNNVVNILATSLATALLTRVFGDSGVALATLAMTVLVLIFSEVLPKTYSINNPETVASKVARPIKLITILLAPVVSVVRLLVRGILRLFGQHTNADTHMFSIHEEIAGALALGQSEGTVDKEDRDRLLGALDLGNRTVEEIMLHRSHIEMIDVKADPSEILTAVLSSPYTRLPLYDGERENVVGIIHSKDLLRAVEKLLRQEGSTLESIAKLDVTQVMMKPYFIPETSPLDEQMREFLKRRTHFALVVDEYGDLRGLLTLEDILEEIVGEITDEHDPTAPSRLLPNAAGDYIVDGGMTIRDLNRETDWQLPDDEAHTIAGLVIHEAQTIPTTGQVFSFHNFRFEVLARKDNRITRLKIRQLRPVTGEEE from the coding sequence ATGGACAGCAATTTTCTCGATGCGGCCTTTTTCGGCTCGGCAATCACCATCCTGATCCTTCTGGCCTTCTCGGCCTTTTTCTCGGGCTCCGAAACGGCGCTGACCGGATCGAGCCGCGCCAAGCTGCGCTCGCGAGCCGATAAGGGCGACAAGGGCGCCGATATCGCCCTCGATGTCACCGAGGATAGCGAGAAGCTGATCGGCGCGATCCTTCTGGGCAATAACGTGGTCAATATTCTGGCGACCTCGCTGGCCACCGCCCTGCTCACGCGGGTCTTCGGCGATTCCGGTGTGGCACTGGCAACGCTGGCGATGACCGTCCTGGTGCTGATTTTCTCGGAAGTGCTGCCCAAGACCTATTCGATCAATAATCCCGAAACCGTGGCGAGCAAAGTCGCGCGTCCGATCAAGCTGATCACCATTCTGCTCGCCCCTGTCGTGTCGGTGGTGCGTCTTCTGGTGCGCGGCATCCTGCGGCTTTTCGGCCAGCATACCAATGCGGACACCCATATGTTCTCGATCCACGAGGAGATTGCGGGGGCTCTGGCACTGGGGCAATCGGAAGGCACGGTGGATAAGGAAGACCGCGACCGCCTTCTGGGCGCGCTCGATCTGGGCAACCGCACGGTTGAAGAAATCATGCTCCACCGCAGCCATATCGAGATGATTGATGTGAAGGCGGATCCGAGCGAGATCCTGACCGCCGTGCTCTCCTCTCCCTATACCCGTCTGCCGCTTTATGACGGCGAGCGCGAGAATGTGGTGGGCATCATTCACTCGAAAGACCTGCTGCGCGCGGTGGAGAAACTCCTGCGTCAGGAAGGCTCGACGCTGGAAAGCATCGCCAAGCTGGATGTGACGCAGGTGATGATGAAGCCCTATTTCATCCCCGAAACCTCGCCGCTCGACGAACAGATGCGCGAGTTTCTCAAGCGCCGGACCCATTTCGCGCTGGTGGTGGATGAATATGGCGACCTGCGCGGGCTGCTGACACTGGAAGACATCCTCGAGGAAATCGTGGGCGAGATCACCGACGAGCACGATCCGACCGCGCCCTCGCGTCTTCTGCCGAATGCGGCGGGCGATTACATCGTCGATGGTGGCATGACGATCCGCGACCTCAATCGCGAGACGGACTGGCAATTGCCCGATGACGAGGCCCATACGATCGCCGGTCTGGTGATCCACGAGGCCCAGACCATCCCGACCACGGGTCAGGTCTTCAGCTTCCACAACTTCCGCTTCGAGGTTCTGGCGCGCAAGGACAACCGGATCACGCGGCTGAAGATCCGGCAGCTGCGTCCTGTAACAGGCGAAGAGGAATAA
- a CDS encoding trimethylamine methyltransferase family protein yields the protein MPSSVLPHQIAAQSIGRIPPCTILSEARAAEIEGLAETILAEIGVNFTDNPAALARWQEAGAEVQGERVYIPRGLARRLCATAPASFVQQAVNPARSVTIGGGKPVIAPVYGPPFVLDPVEGRRAARFGDFQMLVRLAQASEAISHAGGTLCEPTDLPLETRHLDMLMAHALLSDKPFMGSTTDPERARDSVAFARTLFGLEGDDLPVLLSALINIGSPLSFDATMSECLEVYAGAGQACVISAYAIMGATAPVTVIGTLAQALAEVMAGTAYAQLVRPGAPVVFGLYANALDTKTGASIFSSPEMTQLTLAAGQLARRMRLPYRAGGCLTAAFEPDAHAGYEAANSLWASQLAGVDFMLHGAGWLESGLVASPEKFVLDADQISATLRQYDGLQSASGDPLASLREVGPGGHFLGAEETLREGEARLWKSAVLEDRTHDAWEAANRPDTVWHARQCVNRLLDASQPPSLAPERRAALEAFVARRKKEIAGL from the coding sequence ATGCCTTCATCCGTTCTTCCGCATCAGATTGCCGCGCAGTCGATAGGGCGGATACCTCCCTGCACGATCCTCAGCGAGGCGCGCGCGGCAGAGATCGAGGGGCTGGCAGAAACCATCCTTGCCGAGATCGGTGTGAATTTCACCGACAACCCCGCCGCACTGGCGCGCTGGCAGGAGGCGGGGGCCGAAGTGCAGGGCGAGCGGGTCTATATCCCGCGTGGTCTCGCGCGCAGGCTCTGCGCCACAGCACCCGCCTCCTTCGTGCAGCAGGCCGTCAATCCGGCCCGTAGCGTGACGATCGGCGGTGGCAAACCCGTGATCGCACCGGTCTATGGCCCGCCCTTCGTGCTCGATCCGGTGGAGGGCCGCCGTGCCGCGCGGTTTGGCGATTTCCAGATGCTGGTGCGGCTGGCGCAGGCGAGCGAGGCCATCTCCCATGCCGGTGGCACGCTCTGCGAGCCGACCGATCTGCCGCTCGAGACGCGTCATCTGGATATGCTGATGGCGCATGCGCTGCTGTCGGACAAGCCCTTCATGGGTTCGACCACCGACCCCGAGCGTGCCCGCGACTCCGTCGCCTTTGCCAGAACGCTCTTCGGGCTCGAGGGGGATGACCTGCCGGTGCTGCTGAGCGCGCTGATCAATATCGGTTCGCCGCTGAGTTTCGACGCGACGATGAGTGAATGTCTGGAAGTCTATGCCGGTGCGGGGCAGGCCTGCGTGATCTCGGCCTATGCGATCATGGGGGCCACGGCGCCGGTGACGGTGATCGGGACGCTCGCGCAGGCGCTGGCCGAGGTGATGGCGGGCACGGCCTACGCCCAGCTCGTGCGGCCCGGCGCGCCGGTGGTCTTCGGGCTCTACGCCAATGCCCTCGACACCAAGACCGGCGCGTCGATCTTTTCCTCTCCCGAGATGACGCAGCTGACGCTGGCCGCAGGGCAGCTCGCGCGCCGCATGAGGCTGCCCTACCGCGCGGGCGGCTGTCTGACGGCGGCATTCGAACCCGATGCCCATGCCGGATACGAGGCGGCCAATTCGCTTTGGGCCAGCCAGCTGGCGGGCGTCGATTTCATGCTGCACGGGGCAGGCTGGCTGGAGAGCGGGCTTGTGGCCTCGCCCGAGAAATTCGTCCTCGATGCCGACCAGATCTCGGCGACCCTGCGCCAGTATGACGGCCTTCAAAGTGCTTCGGGCGATCCGCTGGCCAGCCTGCGCGAGGTCGGGCCGGGAGGGCATTTCCTCGGCGCCGAGGAAACGCTGCGTGAGGGCGAGGCGCGGCTCTGGAAAAGCGCTGTGCTGGAGGACAGGACCCATGATGCGTGGGAGGCGGCCAATCGTCCCGATACGGTCTGGCATGCGCGCCAATGCGTGAACAGGCTGCTCGACGCTTCCCAGCCGCCGAGCCTTGCGCCCGAACGCCGCGCGGCGCTCGAAGCCTTTGTCGCCCGCCGGAAAAAAGAGATCGCGGGCCTCTGA
- a CDS encoding alpha-amylase family glycosyl hydrolase, with protein sequence MSVMRKDPDWWRGAVIYQIYPRSYQDSNGDGVGDLLGIVRRLPHIARLGADAIWISPFFTSPMKDFGYDVADYCDVDPMFGTLADFDQVIETAHALGIKVMIDLVFSHTSDQHPWFKESRASRDNPKTDWYVWADPKPDGTAPNNWLGMFGGSAWQWDTRREQYYLHNFLTQQPDLNHHSAEVQQALLDVSKFWLDRGVDGFRLDVINYYMHDEKLRDNPALPPADRNDVAAPKVNPYNYQLHLYDRNHPRNLEFLRKLRTLMNGYNAAAVGEVGDAQRGLELLGEYTSGEDKVQMSYAFEFLAGHAPLSPQTFKTVLDKVAEVAADGWACWAFTNHDVARHISRWGLSPQAARVYTTLMVCLRGSLCLYQGEELGLPEADLDYEDLQDPYGIEFWPEFKGRDGARTPMVWEEEAPYAGFSQAKPWLPVPRAHARLAVDAAERDPAALLHHYRRALAFRRAHLALRKGDMNEIAAGEQVLSFKRSGNGEQIQCYFNLSGHPARVTVPAGRWVTIAGELGSIRPDPDHSLHLGPWQASILILQA encoded by the coding sequence ATGAGCGTGATGCGAAAAGACCCCGACTGGTGGCGTGGCGCTGTCATCTACCAGATCTATCCGCGCAGCTATCAGGACAGCAATGGCGACGGTGTGGGCGATCTTCTGGGGATCGTGCGCAGGCTCCCCCATATTGCACGGCTCGGGGCGGATGCCATCTGGATCTCCCCTTTTTTCACCAGCCCGATGAAGGATTTCGGCTATGATGTGGCCGATTACTGCGATGTCGATCCGATGTTCGGCACGCTAGCCGATTTCGATCAGGTGATCGAGACCGCCCATGCGCTGGGGATCAAGGTGATGATCGATCTGGTCTTCTCCCATACATCCGACCAGCATCCGTGGTTCAAGGAAAGCCGCGCGAGCCGCGACAATCCGAAAACCGACTGGTATGTCTGGGCCGATCCCAAACCCGATGGCACGGCACCCAATAACTGGCTGGGAATGTTTGGCGGCTCGGCATGGCAATGGGACACCCGCCGCGAGCAGTATTACCTGCACAACTTCCTGACCCAGCAGCCCGATCTCAACCACCACAGCGCCGAGGTGCAGCAGGCGCTTCTGGATGTGTCGAAATTCTGGCTCGATCGCGGGGTCGACGGGTTCCGGCTGGATGTGATCAACTACTACATGCATGACGAGAAGCTGCGCGATAACCCCGCGCTGCCACCGGCAGATCGCAATGATGTCGCCGCGCCCAAGGTGAATCCCTATAACTATCAGCTGCATCTCTATGACAGGAATCATCCGCGTAATCTGGAATTCCTGCGCAAGCTGCGCACCCTGATGAACGGCTATAATGCCGCCGCGGTGGGCGAGGTGGGAGACGCTCAGCGCGGGCTGGAACTCCTGGGCGAATATACCTCGGGCGAGGACAAGGTGCAGATGTCCTATGCCTTCGAGTTTCTGGCAGGGCATGCGCCGCTCTCGCCGCAGACGTTCAAGACGGTGCTCGACAAGGTGGCCGAAGTGGCTGCCGATGGCTGGGCCTGCTGGGCCTTCACCAACCATGATGTGGCTCGCCATATCAGCCGTTGGGGCCTGAGCCCGCAGGCCGCGCGGGTCTATACAACATTGATGGTCTGTTTGCGCGGCTCGCTTTGCCTCTATCAGGGGGAGGAGTTGGGCCTCCCGGAGGCCGATCTCGATTACGAGGATCTGCAGGATCCCTACGGGATCGAATTCTGGCCCGAATTCAAGGGCCGCGACGGCGCGCGCACGCCGATGGTCTGGGAAGAGGAGGCGCCCTATGCGGGGTTCTCGCAGGCCAAGCCCTGGCTTCCGGTCCCGCGGGCCCATGCGCGGCTGGCGGTGGATGCGGCCGAGCGTGATCCTGCCGCGCTATTGCATCACTATCGCCGTGCGCTGGCCTTCCGTCGCGCGCATCTTGCCCTGCGCAAGGGGGATATGAACGAGATCGCGGCGGGCGAACAGGTCCTGTCGTTCAAGCGTAGCGGCAACGGGGAGCAGATCCAGTGCTACTTCAATCTTTCCGGGCACCCTGCGCGGGTCACGGTGCCTGCGGGGCGCTGGGTCACCATCGCGGGCGAACTGGGATCGATCCGGCCTGATCCCGATCATAGTCTCCATCTGGGGCCGTGGCAGGCAAGCATCCTGATCCTGCAGGCGTGA